In Triticum urartu cultivar G1812 chromosome 6, Tu2.1, whole genome shotgun sequence, the following proteins share a genomic window:
- the LOC125514657 gene encoding TORTIFOLIA1-like protein 3, whose product MGTAARPRGAPEPLKQRVNRCLLRLSDRDTEAMAAAELDAVARALAADELAAFVSAVSDARPTDKTPLRRHSLRLLALVAASHPREAVAPLVPRILAAALRRVRDQDSSVRGALVDAARAAAAASASASAALGPLADALLHEQDQCAQLAAALATVAAVEASPLTADLASYLHKLQPRLLKLLRSNAFKAKPALIALIGASAAVAGDAEVTASIPCLREAIASDDWAARKAAAEALAAFALEYKDLLMTYKSSCLAYFEARRFDKVKIVRDSMSRMIEAWKEIPDIEEEELSSCTAPASLSQRRSSLAGSVSDGRYPAASLGSNSVQSATRKNRLPTSRSPPPDVSPGVTKKHSPSSIRNKRLSPPSNRKVGQAKNCDYKVDTAIAPDATPIKEVTEEKLLKGGNLRSRLETRRTLFQGNEERATKLAGAKAGSRVVPYECGGNMEEISEVEGGSERSQSGLKDEGLSEIRSQLLQIEKQQTGLLDLLQKFMGKSENGMNSLETRVHGLEMALDEISRDLAVSSERMSSSEPRVNTCCILSPKFWRRHDGGRNSSRFSASSVPNSSEGSRASYKWERQKFGVQGGFVTNPLAEPNISSVGRTAVTQEGRRKDLALQKSRVG is encoded by the exons ATGGGCACCGCCGCGCGCCCGCGCGGCGCCCCCGAACCGCTGAAGCAGCGCGTCAACCGCTGCCTCCTCCGGCTCTCGGACCGCGACACCGAGGCCATGGCCGCGGCCGAGCTCGACGCCGTCGCGCGCGCCCTGGCCGCGGACGAGCTCGCTGCCTTCGTCTCCGCCGTCTCCGACGCGCGCCCCACCGACAAGACCCCGCTCCGGCGCCACTCGCTCCGCCTCCTCGCGCTCGTCGCCGCGTCCCACCCGCGCGAGGCCGTCGCGCCGCTGGTCCCGCGCATCCTCGCCGCGGCGCTCCGCCGCGTCCGCGACCAGGACTCGTCCGTGCGAGGCGCGCTCGTCGACGCCGCCCGCGCCGCGGCCGCCGcgtccgcctccgcctccgccgcgctcGGCCCCCTCGCGGACGCGCTCCTCCACGAGCAGGACCAGTGCGCGCAGCTCGCGGCCGCGCTCGCCACCGTCGCCGCCGTCGAGGCCTCCCCCCTCACCGCCGACCTCGCCTCCTACCTCCACAAGCTCCAGCCCCGCCTCCTCAAGCTCCTCCGCAGCAATGCCTTCAAGGCCAAGCCCGCCCTCATCGCCCTCATCGGCGCCTCCGCGGCCGTGGCCGGCGACGCCGAAGTGACCGCCTCCATCCCGTGCCTCCGCGAGGCAATCGCCAGCGACGACTGGGCGGCGAGGAAGGCCGCGGCCGAGGCGCTTGCCGCATTCGCCCTAGAATACAAGGATCTTCTCATGACCTACAAATCCTCTTGCCTTGCCTATTTCGAGGCCAGGAGGTTCGACAAG GTCAAGATTGTGCGGGACTCGATGAGCAGGATGATCGAGGCGTGGAAAGAGATACCAGACATCGAAGAGGAAGAATTATCCTCATGTACGGCGCCGGCGTCACTTTCACAACGAAGATCTTCTCTCGCAG GGAGTGTAAGTGATGGGAGATATCCAGCTGCTTCCTTAGGCTCAAACTCCGTTCAGTCGGCGACGAGGAAGAATAGATTACCTACGAGCAGGTCGCCTCCTCCTGATGTGTCACCCGGTGTAACAAAAAAGCACAGCCCCTCATCCATCAGAAACAAGAGGCTGTCACCGCCTTCAAACCGCAAGGTAGGCCAAGCGAAGAACTGCGACTACAAGGTTGACACTGCAATTGCACCTGATGCTACCCCGATCAAAGAGGTGACGGAGGAGAAGCTTCTTAAAGGAGGCAATCTGAGATCTAGGCTGGAAACAAGGAGGACGCTTTTCCAGGGCAATGAAGAGAGGGCAACCAAGTTGGCTGGAGCGAAAGCTGGCTCGCGAGTTGTTCCGTATGAATGTGGTGGTAACATGGAAGAGATTTCTGAGGTTGAAGGTGGTTCAGAGAGGTCTCAGTCAGGTCTCAAAGATGAGGGCTTATCAGAGATAAGGTCGCAGCTGCTTCAGATTGAAAAACAGCAGACTGGTTTACTTGACCTTCTCCAG AAATTTATGGGGAAATCTGAGAATGGCATGAATTCTTTGGAGACAAGGGTCCATGGCCTAGAGATGGCATTGGATGAGATATCACGTGACTTGGCCGTTTCTTCTGAAAGGATGTCAAGCAGTGAGCCCCGTGTGAACACCTGTTGCATTCTGAGCCCAAAATTCTGGAGAAGGCATGATGGTGGTAGAAACTCTTCCAGGTTTTCTGCCTCCAGTGTTCCAAACAGCTCTGAAGGGAGCAGAGCTTCTTACAAGTGGGAAAGGCAGAAGTTTGGAGTTCAGGGTGGATTTGTCACCAACCCGTTAGCTGAGCCGAATATTTCTTCTGTTGGGAGAACTGCGGTTACTCAAGAGGGCAGGAGGAAGGATTTGGCTCTACAGAAGTCAAG GGTTGGTTAG
- the LOC125514658 gene encoding protein Rf1, mitochondrial-like: MSRLRHSTSTAPMPHLRLLRCRSSSISTLPPSRSWSPVTAFAAATERVSAGTLSPEDAHRLFDELLRQATPVPARSLNGFLTALSRAPGTGACGDGPALALALFNRTRREEAGSRVVPSTIFTYGILMNCCRRTRRPELGLAFFGRVLRMGLRTNVVVATTVLQCLCGAKRTDEAVDILLHRMSELGCVPDAFSYSIVLKSLCDDGRSQRALDLLHMWEKERGLCSPNVVMYNTVIHGFFKEGEVSKACSLFHEMEQKGVVPNVVTYSLTIDALCKARAMDKAQLFLRQMIDKGVRPNNVTYNVMIHGYCTLGQWKEARKMFREMTRQGLIPDIVTWTSFMASLCKHGRTKEAAEFFDSMTAKGHKPDLVMYHVLLHGYATKGCFADMINLFNSMATKGIVPDRQVFNILIDGHAKHGMMDEAMHIFTGMQGQGVCPDVWTYSTLISALCRMGRLADAMDNFSQMIGKGVQPNTVVYHSLIQGFSTHGDLRKAKELVYEMTNKGIPCPNIAFFSSVMDSICKEGRVMDAHDIFHLVTDIGLKPNIITFNTLIDGHCLVGEMEKAFGVLDSMVSAGIEADVFTYNTLAYGYCRCGRIDDGLILFREMLQNKPKPTTITYNIILDGLFRAGRTFAAKKMFVEMIETGITVSISTYSIILGGLCRNNCSDEAVTLFQKLGAMNVKFDIKILNTMINAMFKVRRREEANGLFAAISASGMVPNASTYSVMIGNLLKEGSVEEAENMFSLMEKSGCAPDSRLINNIIRILLENGDIVKAGNYMSKVDGKSISLEASTTSLLMCLFSSKGKYREQISLLPVNYQFFNGVG, encoded by the coding sequence ATGTCCCGCCTCCGCCACTCCACCTCCACCGCGCCGATGCCCCACCTCCGCCTTCTCCGCTGCCGCTCCTCCTCCATCTCCACCTTGCCGCCGTCACGCTCATGGTCTCCCGTCACCGCCTTTGCCGCGGCCACAGAGCGCGTCAGCGCTGGGACGCTCAGTCCGGAAGACGCACACCGCCTGTTCGACGAGTTGCTTCGGCAGGCCACTCCGGTCCCCGCGCGCTCCCTGAACGGCTTCCTCACGGCCCTCTCCCGTGCGCCGGGCACCGGCGCCTGCGGAGACGGCcccgccctcgccctcgccctcttCAACCGCACCCGCCGAGAAGAGGCCGGCTCCCGGGTGGTGCCGTCCACAATCTTCACCTACGGCATCCTCATGAACTGCTGCCGCCGCACGCGTCGTCCGGAACTTGGGCTCGCCTTCTTTGGGCGCGTCCTCAGGATGGGCCTGAGGACAAACGTGGTCGTCGCCACCACGGTCCTCCAGTGCCTCTGCGGCGCCAAACGGACAGATGAGGCCGTGGACATCCTGCTACATCGGATGTCCGAGCTCGGGTGCGTGCCTGATGCCTTCTCATACTCCATTGTTCTGAAGAGCTTATGCGATGATGGCAGGAGCCAGCGGGCACTCGACCTGCTCCACATGTGGGAGAAAGAACGAGGTCTCTGCTCCCCCAACGTAGTGATGTATAACACGGTCATCCACGGCTTCTTTAAGGAAGGTGAAGTAAGCAAGGCATGCAGTCTATTCCATGAAATGGAGCAGAAAGGGGTTGTGCCTAATGTGGTGACATATAGCTTGACCATTGACGCGCTGTGCAAGGCCAGAGCTATGGACAAAGCACAGTTGTTCCTCCGGCAGATGATTGATAAAGGTGTTCGACCGAACAATGTGACATATAATGTCATGATCCATGGATATTGCACTCTGGGACAGTGGAAGGAAGCACGTAAAATGTTCAGAGAAATGACAAGACAGGGTCTCATACCAGATATTGTTACTTGGACCTCGTTCATGGCCTCTCTCTGTAAGCATGGAAGAACCAAAGAAGCTGCCGAATTCTTTGATTCCATGACTGCCAAGGGCCACAAGCCTGATTTGGTCATGTATCATGTTCTGCTCCATGGGTATGCAACCAAAGGATGCTTTGCTGATATGATTAATCTCTTTAATTCAATGGCAACCAAGGGTATTGTACCCGATCGTCAGGTTTTCAACATTTTAATTGATGGACATGCTAAACATGGAATGATGGATGAAGCTATGCACATATTTACTGGAATGCAGGGACAAGGAGTGTGTCCAGATGTATGGACCTATTCAACTCTAATATCTGCACTTTGCAGAATGGGTAGGCTGGCTGATGCCATGGATAACTTCAGTCAGATGATTGGTAAGGGAGTACAACCGAACACAGTTGTTTATCACTCCCTAATTCAGGGTTTCTCTACACATGGTGATTTGAGGAAAGCAAAGGAGTTGGTTTATGAAATGACAAACAAAGGTATTCCTTGTCCAAACATTGCATTCTTCAGTTCTGTAATGGACAGTATATGCAAAGAAGGAAGGGTTATGGATGCACATGATATCTTCCACTTGGTTACAGACATAGGTCTGAAACCTAACATCATTACGTTTAATACGCTGATTGATGGACATTGCTTAGTCGGTGAGATGGAGAAAGCATTTGGAGTACTTGATTCCATGGTATCAGCTGGCATTGAGGCTGATGTTTTTACATATAATACACTTGCTTATGGCTATTGTAGATGTGGAAGGATTGATGATGGGTTGATTCTATTCAGAGAAATGTTGCAAAACAAACCTAAACCCACAACAATCACATATAACATCATACTGGATGGGTTATTTCGTGCTGGGAGAACATTTGCTGCAAAGAAAATGTTCGTTGAGATGATCGAAACGGGAATAACAGTGAGCATTTCCACATACAGTATAATACTTGGAGGACTTTGTAGGAATAATTGCTCTGACGAAGCGGTCACCCTATTTCAGAAATTAGGAGCAATGAATGTGAAGTTTGATATTAAAATACTCAATACCATGATCAATGCCATGTTCAAGGTTCGGAGAAGAGAAGAAGCTAACGGTTTGTTTGCTGCAATATCAGCCAGTGGGATGGTACCTAATGCTTCTACCTACAGCGTAATGATAGGAAATCTTCTAAAAGAAGGATCAGTGGAAGAAGCTGAAAATATGTTCTCATTAATGGAGAAGAGTGGTTGTGCTCCAGACTCTCGTCTTATAAATAATATCATCAGAATATTGTTGGAAAACGGTGACATCGTCAAGGCTGGAAATTATATGTCTAAAGTTGATGGCAAGAGCATCTCACTTGAAGCTTCAACTACTTCGTTGTTGATGTGTCTCTTTTCAAGTAAAGGGAAATATCGGGAACAAATCAGTTTGCTCCCTGTAAATTACCAATTTTTCAATGGAGTCGGTTGA